AGAACCTCATTTCTTCATCATCTCCCACGTCGTCTTTTGATTCTAGGCCTCCTCACTCTTTTGTCTTTTCGGAGAAGTCACCAAGTCCTCCCCAGTGGAACCAGAACAATGAATAGAACCAATGCACTGAGATGCCATCCCTACAGGCATAGCTTCATCCATAGTTCTCCTAGTACCAATTCAGTTTGGCGAACCCCCTCAGACCTACAATTAATACCTGATACCGGCAGTGACGCCGCTTGGATCTACTGCGATTGCCTCTAATATCATCATAACGACTTCTCTTACCAAGATCTTTAATTAGCCTCCACTCTTCCACATTTACTCCCATATATAACAAGACCTGTTGGAACTGGCACCAATCAATGCTCCACCCACGCGATCTCTGCAGTCATACTTGCATCAACAACAGGTTGTTGGGTTACCAACACTGTGACAATCTAGGGAGCAAATGCAACCACAAGAAATATAAAGGGTTGCTTTCGGGAGAATCTAACTATTACTTTCTGAACAAATGTCACAAAGGCTAAATGTGAGAAACAAGCAACCTAGAAATTCAAATGCCTAAATAAGATTAAACTTAGAACGGATTGTCTTTGATCATTGATAGTCAAATTCGAGTTGCTAAATTGAAAAATCAACATATGAAATTCACTCCTTAAAACACTTCACTCTACCAAAATCACATGATTGCGCATTCGCCGATTACCCTTCAGTTGCTTCCCTCAACCGACGAATCGTGCTCCGCACGGTAACAGCGCTGGCAGTACTGTTAACATCATAAAATGCAAAATTATAACAAAGACAACAATCTATAGGTATCAATAGCTCCAAGCAGAAAGCAGAACAGCGCAGCACTTACTTCAATGTATAAGCACCCCCAGCCTTGACCTTCCCACAGTCCTTGCACCCCCAAATTCCAActgcctttctcttcacagcaTACTATGTAAACATAAAAATATACCAAATATGCATTTTGTGAGCACAACCTTCAAATTAACAGAATGAAAAAATTCAAGAGAAAAAGACTAAATCCAAAACATAttgtaaaagaaatgaaaagaacaTGAGGAAATAATAAATTCTCTTGAAAAATGCAGGATCTGGAGTAGTTATCTAGACATAAAATTTACTTCGAGAATGAATGGTTTACAAAGGTCAAAACACATCCTTCATCCACATAGTGCCACAATAAATAGGGCGGCAGTATCTAGGAACCTCACACCTAAGCCTACGTATTTAAGATATCGTctcaaagagaaaaagaaaaaaagattgtaCATTGATGTGCATAAAAGACGGCTGATACAACCTTGTCATTATCAGATAAAATTCAAGCATAGCCTCCTATCTCAGAATTGCATAAAGGAATCTATCCTAAACACTATATAATTTAAAAACACACTAAATTAAACCACGAAATTGTGCAAAGAAACTTTGGAAACTGTTGTATAAAAAACATTTCTAATCCTTGGAACCTTAGATTCATAACATCTGCAGATTTAATTGGTCTGCAAACTAGAACTGAAATATCCAAACTGCCACATATATAGCAATTCAAAATtctactttcttttttattcttttgtaaTGAAAGAGTTGGAGAACTTCATGAATTTACATTTGGAACATGgaattttgaggaaaaaaaagggatttagAGACTAATTCAACTCAGTGCCTTCTGTTAACTTGATTCATCATAAATTCCCAACTGTATTTCGATACCTATCTCTTTTCAGCAGACTTCAGTCTACTTCGAGTTGATGTTGCGAAGATTAAAATTTAAGCACAATTTTCTTACTTCATAACGAGCAATAAAAAAAGCATTTTGCAGTCAGCATATAATAAGATAATCAACAACAAGATAGTCTCAATGCAAGAGATGAGATGATACCTTTCCACAGAACTCACAGAAATACTTGGCATGCTGGGAGACTTCCATTTTCTTGATTTGCTTTCGCAAACTAGCACCATATCTGGTACCTGGATCCCAAGACATGACAATGAATCGGAGAAAATAGGCAACAGCTACTGCAATGGAGAAATAGACAAGCAAAGGAAAACAGCTATGAAGAATTTGGTTACCATATTTGCCAACAATTCCAGCCTTCTTGGTTCGCTTCGTCTGcatcaagaaaagaagaaacaaaaaacaCACTTGTCAGGAGGAGTCAAACAACTAAAGAATTATAACAACTTCTTTCTCAAACCATTCCAATTATTGATATCCACTAGTAAACATGAGACATACAGGACAAAGGCCAATAGACACTTCAATTCCACCACCTGTGCACTAAGATGTAAGTTTATGAGGAAGAATTTAAGGCAAACAGGGTACATATAGAAATATGTCTCGGTCTGGAAAATTGTTAAGCATCAGGCTGCATAATAGTGGATCATTCTATTGTGGATTACCCTTGAGGGGCTAGTTCCTTCTACCCCCCACATTATTTTTCCAATGCAGCTTCCATCTTAAATCTCTCTTCCAGAACTGTCATCAACGATAGGTTCTGAACTTAAATGCCACTTGTAAATTTACTCTTTGAGATGCTAACTTGGAACATGAGCGTATACTAGCAGCAAGAAATCTTCATCAgaatccttcttctttttcctaattGCAGCAGAATAATTTCTTGTGTGCATAAGCTTCTTTTACAAGCAAAAAATAAATCAGCAACCTTGTAAGATCCTTAAATGTAATTACAAGAGTTTACATCCTTATGCACGCAGGCTCGCAATATTAATTCACCAACGGACGCACATTCAGTTAAAACTGATACTGATGCCACTTAAAACACTCGAACAATTATTCAAGAAAGTGAAATTTATGATTTTGGCCTTAAAAATTCTAAgaacaaataatatat
This portion of the Phoenix dactylifera cultivar Barhee BC4 chromosome 11, palm_55x_up_171113_PBpolish2nd_filt_p, whole genome shotgun sequence genome encodes:
- the LOC103709509 gene encoding 60S ribosomal protein L37a-1-like isoform X1; the protein is MQTKRTKKAGIVGKYGTRYGASLRKQIKKMEVSQHAKYFCEFCGKYAVKRKAVGIWGCKDCGKVKAGGAYTLNTASAVTVRSTIRRLREATEG
- the LOC103709509 gene encoding 60S ribosomal protein L37a-1-like isoform X2, which produces MTKRTKKAGIVGKYGTRYGASLRKQIKKMEVSQHAKYFCEFCGKYAVKRKAVGIWGCKDCGKVKAGGAYTLNTASAVTVRSTIRRLREATEG